A genomic stretch from Arachis stenosperma cultivar V10309 chromosome 3, arast.V10309.gnm1.PFL2, whole genome shotgun sequence includes:
- the LOC130966977 gene encoding DNA-directed RNA polymerases II and V subunit 6B-like, whose amino-acid sequence MVLYHHKRGREESQVQNTTSERMASFEDEVDIDMGLADDIAFSSDGEGKEEQGSDNNKNNDLFSVQTSTDDKEREKESEKLSDEKMKKPQMTKYERAKILGTRALQISMDAPVMVPLNGETDPLEIAIKELREGVLPFTIRRQFPDGSYKEWNVSDMIDPYA is encoded by the exons ATGGTTTTATACCACCACAAAAGAGGCAGAGAAGAATCACAAGTTCAGAACACAACTTCGGAGAGAATGGCATCCTTTGAAGATGAGGTGGATATTGACATGGG ACTTGCTGATGATATTGCTTTTAGTTCAGATGGTGAG GGGAAGGAAGAGCAAGGAAGTGATAATAACAAAAACAATGATTTATTTAGTGTCCAAACTTCAACTGATgataaagaaagagagaaagagagtgaAAAATTATCAGATGAGAAAATGAAAAAACCACAGATGACAAAGTATGAAAGAGCAAAGATTTTGGGAACAAGGGCTCTTCAGATAAG CATGGATGCACCTGTAATGGTACCTTTGAATGGTGAAACGGATCCACTTGAG ATTGCAATAAAGGAGCTTCGCGAGGGGGTCTTACCCTTCACTATCCGAAGGCAATTTCCTGATGGATC GTACAAAGAGTGGAATGTTTCTGATATGATAGATCCTTACGCTTGA